One genomic region from Prunus persica cultivar Lovell chromosome G3, Prunus_persica_NCBIv2, whole genome shotgun sequence encodes:
- the LOC109948038 gene encoding protein NYNRIN-like, with protein MMKDCINYSKGCEACQRHGPIQQAPSVPMNPVVKPWPFRGWAMDLIGKIYPASNQQHCFIIVATDYFTKWVEAKPVKTTTSQEIITFIEEQIIQRFGIPESITTDRGSSFISRDMLDMAETFKFKLLQSTPYYAQANGQAESSNKVIINIIRKMLEKNPKQWHEKLSETLWAYRTSKREATGMTPYALTYGHDAILPMEIAVQSLRIAHQHGLIGEDYSQAMLLELEELDASRIDTLNKLLAGKQAVSRAYNRRVRNKSFEEGEIVWKAILPLGAHIVGYGKWSPTWEGPFIINQILGMGAYRLQDRDGVVHFAPINGKWLKKFYPTMWDSQAVQTDPGIEEEQA; from the coding sequence atgatgaaggattgcatCAACTATTCCAAAGGATGTGAGGCCTGTCAAAGGCACGGCCCAATCCAGCAGGCCCCTTCGGTTCCCATGAACCCAGTAGTAAAACCATGGCCTTTTaggggatgggcaatggatctcattggcaagATCTATCCAGCCAGCAACCAGCAGCATTGTTTCATTATTGTTGCTAcagactacttcaccaaatgggtggaggccaagccagtaaaaaccacaacatctcaagagatcatcaccttcatagaagaacagatcatacaaaggtttggcattccagaatcaatcacaactgataggggttcttctttcatatctagggacatgctagatatggcagaaacattcaagttcaaactgcttcaatctactccttactatgctcaagctaatggacaggcagagtcaagtaacaaggtgattatcaatatcatcagaaaaatgctagagaagaatccaaagcagtggcatgagaagttatcagaaactttgtgggcatacagaacttcaaaaagagaagcaactggGATGACCCCCTATGCTCTAACCTAcggccatgatgcaattcttCCCATGGAGATAGCAGTCCAGTCTCTTAGAATTGCTCACCAGCACGGTCTCATTGGGGAGGATTACTCTCAAGCCATGTTGCTGGAATTGGAAGAATTAGATGCAAGCAGAATTGacaccctcaacaaactcttagcaggaaaacaggCTGTATCAAGGGCCTACAACAGAAGAGTCAgaaacaagagttttgaagagggagagatagtctggaaggcaattctgccccttggaGCACACATAGTTGGATATGGGAAATGGTCACCTACGTGGGAAGGCCCTtttataattaaccaaatcctCGGAATGGGGGCATACAGGTTGCAGGACCGAGATGGAGTTGTTCATTTTGCCCCAATCAATGGTAAATGGTTAAAGAAGTTCTATCCAACCATGTGGGATTCGCAGGCTGTACAAACAGATCCCGGGATAGAAGAGGAACAAGCTTga
- the LOC109947841 gene encoding uncharacterized protein LOC109947841: MSDVRPPNEHVSYPGDQPWHVPFPSPPRTPNHDPTSSGSEADTHDPLDKISAVKHHLQYMSKATDWWESKCDIHGQVMGNLANKLNKAYAGEVKQALKAKSRSKELESLKLKLEDTKKNALETFTQSEEYNHEMVECFNNGFEMFRDYASVISPDHNWSEIDVAGVWQVLNMGSDGMAHHSLVHAARRKDKDMDLLMDL; the protein is encoded by the coding sequence ATGTCAGATGTACGCCCTCCTAACGAGCATGTGAGTTACCCGGGGGACCAGCCCTGGCATGTGCCATTCCCATCTCCACCTCGGACTCCCAATCATGATCCCACTTCATCTGGAAGTGAGGCTGACACTCATGATCCGCTTGACAAAATCTCTGCCGTCAAGCACCACCTCCAATATATGTCAAAGGCAACGGATTGGTGGGAGAGTAAGTGCGATATTCATGGCCAAGTTATGGGAAACTTGGCCAACAAGTTGAACAAAGCATACGCTGGAGAGGTGAAGCAAGCTCTTAAAGCAAAAAGTCGGAGCAAAGAGTTAGAGTccttgaagttgaaattggaagacacaaagaaaaatgccCTCGAAACATTCACACAATCTGAAGAATATAACCATGAAATGGTTGAATGTTTCAACAACGGCTTCGAAATGTTCCGAGATTATGCTTCGGTCATCTCACCAGACCACAATTGGAGTGAAATTGATGTAGCTGGTGTCTGGCAGGTACTGAATATGGGTTCTGATGGAATGGCTCATCATAGCCTCGTGCATGCAGCGAgaagaaaggacaaagacatggaTCTTTTGATGGACCTGTAG
- the LOC109948039 gene encoding DNA repair protein XRCC3 homolog, translated as MDHNLTPNPTLSITEGGETETEAKSPNSLPADLVHGIQQCRGNTMFWKNLHAEIVSKIVEGQARWGVIKNRTIRSRYHARMHLLHIKRMKEKIEIAPATAIMVFKESEAMAKLKQEQVERGFELFRKFAKIVDPAGNWANITVAGVMNFMGRELVGESGSGKTQLCLQLTVRAQLPPSHGGLGGSSVYIFTEFSFPFRRLQQLGNLYHASYPNLIRLEPLEDIYVHGVHDAQELIHVLGDIEAFIAIDHTRLPVKLIVIDSIAALFRSQYQTIPADLKRRSEMFFNISRTLKGLANKFGLALVVTNQVVDFIGPHDGVNGVRLGNLESLDTSGRRVSPALGLAWAHCINSRVFLARHEQSIEVDIRNAPSTSAFIVACRTAP; from the exons ATGGACCATAACCTCACACCAAACCCAACGCTTTCAATTACTGAAGGAGGGGAGACTGAAACAGAAGCCAAGTCACCGAATTCACTCCCTGCAGACTTGGTCCATGGCATACAGCAATGTCGAGGCAATACCATGTTTTGGAAAAATCTTCATGCAGAGATAGTTTCAAAAATTGTGGAGGGCCAAGCTAGATGGGGTGTCATAAAAAACCGCACAATTCGCTCTCGTTATCATGCGCGCATGCATCTCCTACATATAAagagaatgaaagaaaaaattgaaattgcccCGGCCACTGCAATTATGGTATTCAAGGAATCAGAAGCAATGGCCAAGTTGAAGCAAGAACAAGTGGAAAGGGGATTCGAACTATTTCGTAAATTTGCAAAAATTGTGGATCCGGCAGGAAACTGGGCCAACATCACTGTGGCCGGGGTCATGAATTTCATGGGTCGCG AATTAGTAGGGGAGAGTGGTTCTGGGAAGACGCAGCTTTGTCTCCAACTTACGGTACGAGCTCAGCTCCCACCCTCACATGGCGGACTAGGGGGCTCCTCCGTCTACATATTCACAGAATTCAGCTTCCCATTTCGTCGATTGCAACAACTAGGCAACCTTTATCATGCATCATACCCCAACTTAATAAGGTTGGAGCCATTGGAAGACATATATGTTCATGGTGTTCATGATGCTCAAGAACTCATCCATGTCCTTGGAGACATAGAAGCATTTATTGCCATTGATCACACCCGCCTACCTGTGAAACTCATTGTCATTGATTCCATTGCTGCATTGTTCCGATCACAGTATCAGACAATACCGGCAGATTTGAAACGGCGGTCTGAAATGTTCTTCAACATATCTAGGACATTGAAGGGTTTAGCAAATAAGTTTGGGTTGGCGTTGGTTGTCACCAACCAAGTGGTGGATTTTATTGGGCCACATGATGGAGTGAATGGGGTGAGGTTGGGAAACTTGGAGTCCCTGGACACATCAGGCAGACGGGTGAGTCCAGCTTTGGGACTGGCTTGGGCACATTGCATAAATTCAAGAGTGTTCTTGGCAAGACATGAGCAATCTATTGAGGTTGACATTCGTAATGCTCCTTCAACAA GTGCTTTTATTGTGGCCTGCAGAACCGCACCTTGA
- the LOC109948040 gene encoding uncharacterized protein LOC109948040: MAVGACIRGFRSSMRPVIAVDATHLKSKYKGVVFVANAFDGNRNIYPLAFGIGDLETDASWHWFFTKLHEAIGECPNLVIISDRNVSIENVWNKIFPTAQHGICFYHMKGNMKRTCKLKKRDHILMHFEKAAKSYSIAEFDCHFRKIKRKEHVAQYLEEAGLHKWSRAHMDGRRYNVMTTNIAESINSVLRFARMLPVVHLLGEIVNLLVKWFTERRELALNCTTTLCPNFGEKKLRNRLEDAARMNVVKVNNAQYNVLDGDMDGLVDLTNNSCSCRKFQLEQLPCKHVVAVCRFLKVSIYTKASSITLGNLDGCGCLFG, from the coding sequence atggcgGTTGGCGCATGTATTAGAGGGTTCCGTTCTTCCATGCGCCCAGTGATAGCCGTGGATGCCACTCATTTAAAATCCAAGTACAAGGGTGTTGTGTTTGTTGCAAATGCATTTGATGGTAATCGAAATATATATCCTCTTGCTTTtgggatcggggatttggAGACGGATGCATCATGGCATTGGTTTTTCACTAAACTTCATGAAGCCATTGGTGAGTGTCCCAATCTTGTTATTATTTCTGATCGCAATGTTAGCATAGAGAATGTGTGGAACAAAATTTTTCCAACTGCACAACATGGCATATGCTTTTATCATATGAAGGGGAACATGAAACGCACTTGCAAGTTGAAAAAGCGTGATCACATACTTATGCACTTTGAGAAGGCTGCGAAATCTTATTCCATTGCTGAATTTGATTGTCATTTTCGCAAGATCAAGCGAAAGGAACATGTTGCTCAATATCTTGAAGAGGCAGGGTTACATAAGTGGTCTAGAGCTCACATGGATGGACGCCGCTACAATGTAAtgacaacaaatattgcggAGTCAATCAACTCAGTCCTTAGGTTTGCAAGAATGCTGCCAGTGGTTCATTTGCTAGGGGAAATTGTTAATCTCCTTGTGAAATGGTTCACCGAACGTCGTGAGTTGGCTTTGAATTGCACAACAACATTGTGCCCcaattttggagagaagaagtTGAGGAACAGGTTGGAGGATGCTGCAAGGATGAATGTGGTTAAAGTTAATAATGCACAGTATAATGTTTTGGACGGTGATATGGACGGCCTTGTAGATTTGACGAACAACAGTTGTAGTTGTAGAAAGTTTCAGCTTGAGCAACTACCTTGCAAGCATGTAGTTGCAGTTTGCCGCTTCTTGAAAGTAAGTATATACACAAAGGCTTCTAGTATTACACTCGGAAACCTGGATGGATGTGGATGCTTATTCGGATAG